From a single Cyprinus carpio isolate SPL01 chromosome A3, ASM1834038v1, whole genome shotgun sequence genomic region:
- the LOC109107262 gene encoding forkhead box protein K2-like, translated as MAAVARLEGREFEYVMKKRSVTVGRNSSQGSVDVSMGHSSFISRRHLEIFTAAAEDTGSGLGGGEFYLRCLGKNGVFVDGVFLRRGAPPLQLPRVCTFRFPSTNIKITFTALASVKREKQEPESPVKAVQPQISPLTINIPDNIAHLMSPLPSPTGTISAANSCPSSPRGAGSSGYRLGRIVPDLQLMNENSQSENDKEASGEDSPKDDSKPPYSYAQLIVQAITLAQDKQLTLNGIYTHITKNYPYYRTADKGWQNSIRHNLSLNRYFLKVPRSQEEPGKGSFWRIDPSSESKLVEQAFRKRRPRGVPCFRTPLGPLSSRSAPASPNHSGILSAHSSAAQTPDSLSREGSPVPMEPEPASAPPPAPAPAPAAAVQPKLAVIQEARFTQNTTASPISTQPVLIAVQRSLTQTIKPVTYAVAAPVTSSTSAQPLMQTVHVVHQIPAVAVSTIGGANLQPAIKAEPLENGEEVKVKVESVPGINHGSIGSANRIIQSSTAATPLQTVTIVQQAPLGQHQLPIKAITQNGTHVVPIATAIQSQANAVSSPLHMLAAHASASASLPTKRQNGENGSEPPESKRLKTQDEEHAVTTDPNGTAADTNSTSQHN; from the exons ATGGCAGCGGTGGCCCGTCTGGAGGGCCGTGAGTTTGAGTATGTGATGAAGAAGCGCTCGGTGACGGTGGGTCGGAACTCGTCGCAGGGTTCGGTGGACGTGAGCATGGGCCACTCGAGCTTCATCTCCCGCCGGCACCTGGAGATCTTCACCGCCGCCGCGGAGGACACGGGCTCGGGACTGGGCGGAGGAGAGTTTTATCTGCGCTGTCTGGGGAAAAACGGGGTGTTCGTGGACGGGGTGTTTCTGCGTCGGGGGGCGCCACCCCTGCAGCTGCCGAGAGT gtGCACGTTTCGGTTCCCCAGTACGAACATCAAGATCACATTCACTGCGCTGGCGAGCGTCAAGCGTGAGAAGCAGGAACCGGAGTCTCCGGTGAAAGCGGTTCAGCCACAGATCTCCCCTTTAACCATCAACATCCCCGATAACATCGCTCACCTCATGAGCCCCCTGCCCTCGCCCACCGGCACCATCAG CGCTGCTAACTCGTGTCCGTCCAGTCCGCGTGGTGCGGGGTCGTCCGGCTACAGGCTGGGCAGGATCGTGCCTGACCTGCAGCTCATGAATGAGAACTCTCAGTCTGAGAACGACAAGGAGGCGTCAGGAGAAGACAGTCCAAAG GACGACTCCAAACCCCCGTACTCGTACGCTCAGTTGATCGTTCAGGCCATCACGCTGGCGCAGGACAAGCAGCTAACACTAAACGGCATCTACACACACATCACCAAGAACTACCCGTACTACAGGACGGCAGACAAGGGCTGGCAG AACTCGATTCGTCATAACCTGTCGCTGAATCGCTACTTCCTCAAAGTCCCGCGCTCACAGGAAGAGCCGGGCAAGGGCTCATTCTGGAGGATAGACCCGTCGTCTGAGAGCAAACTCGTGGAGCAGGCATTCAGGAAACGCCGGCCGCGGGGCGTCCCGTGCTTCAGGACCCCGCTGGGACCCCTCTCATCCAG GAGCGCCCCGGCGTCGCCCAATCACTCGGGCATTCTCTCCGCCCACTCCAGCGCTGCGCAGACCCCCGACAGCCTATCACGGGAAGGCTCACCTGTTCCCATGGAGCCAGAGCCCGCCTCTGCCCCGCCCCCTGCTCCTGCTCCTGCTCCTGCCGCTGCTGTCCAACCCAAACTAGCTGTGATTCAAGAGGCCCGGTTTACCCAGAACACCACAG CGTCTCCCATCAGCACCCAGCCTGTTCTGATCGCTGTCCAGCGTTCGTTAACGCAGACGATCAAACCCGTCACGTACGCTGTGGCCGCCCCCGTCACGTCCTCCACGTCTGCACAGCCGCTGATGCAGACGGTGCACGTGGTGCATCAGATCCCTGCGGTGGCCGTCAGTACCATCGGCGGAGCCAACCTGCAGCCTGCCATCAAAGCAGAACCGCTGGAGAACGGAGAGGAGGTCAAAG TGAAGGTAGAGTCGGTTCCCGGCATCAATCACGGCTCTATAGGCTCAGCCAATAGGATCATTCAAAGCAGCACTGCAGCCACGCCCCTCCAGACGGTTACCATAGTGCAACAAGCCCCACTGGGTCAGCACCAACTGCCAATCAAAGCCATCACCCAGAATGGTACTCATGTAGTGCCCATCGCCACAGCGATACAGAGCCAGGCTAACGCAG tGTCGAGTCCGTTACACATGTTGGCCGCTCACGCCTCGGCATCCGCCTCGCTCCCCACGAAGAGACAGAACGGAGAAAACGGCAGCGAGCCGCCGGAGAGCAAACGATTGAAAACCCAGGACGAAGAACACGCCGTCACCACCGACCCGAACGGAACCGCTGCGGACACAAACTCCACCAGCCAGCACAACTAG